In the Pseudomonas orientalis genome, one interval contains:
- a CDS encoding PIN domain-containing protein: protein MRFFLDTNIWSYIANEDAGCELAAVARAADVEIVVSPAVVDEVQQLPVPEARRKVLQLLTKKDWKRLMPEVFSECAELKSEIIKLRPEWVIAEPNLREFNRVRYDWVRRTGGYWDRARREIETPPTNESVRRDEEERLAVEQSFAIRERMKKTKPGGDTHLQYVGHVPEAGTPGWTGKPVHYWRMPSLHMFKSELQVYESAVREWLDSEIDVPAMLSSPESMNRLWLHELDPAAVPRQWLRGSFEFLQAWHKVTTGTPGDTRLATHLVDADIIISADKNFVRFAERCREDAPFKIGKTLRAQANRVGVDEVLQWISKPDTL from the coding sequence ATGCGATTTTTTTTGGATACAAACATTTGGAGCTACATCGCGAATGAGGATGCTGGCTGTGAGCTTGCAGCGGTCGCTAGGGCAGCAGACGTTGAGATTGTCGTCTCCCCTGCCGTGGTGGATGAGGTACAGCAACTGCCGGTTCCGGAAGCCCGCCGCAAGGTTCTGCAGCTACTGACAAAAAAGGACTGGAAGCGACTGATGCCCGAGGTGTTCAGCGAATGCGCGGAGCTCAAGTCAGAGATCATCAAGCTTCGACCTGAGTGGGTCATAGCCGAACCTAACCTTAGGGAGTTCAATCGGGTCAGGTACGACTGGGTAAGGCGAACCGGAGGCTACTGGGATCGCGCGCGCCGGGAGATCGAAACACCACCAACGAATGAAAGTGTTCGACGGGACGAAGAAGAACGCTTGGCTGTGGAGCAGTCGTTCGCGATAAGGGAGCGCATGAAGAAAACCAAGCCTGGCGGAGATACACACCTACAGTACGTCGGGCATGTCCCAGAGGCTGGCACTCCAGGCTGGACTGGAAAGCCCGTGCATTACTGGCGGATGCCCAGTCTGCACATGTTCAAATCGGAACTGCAGGTGTATGAGAGTGCGGTGAGAGAATGGCTCGATAGCGAAATTGACGTGCCCGCTATGCTTTCATCGCCAGAGTCGATGAATCGATTATGGCTGCACGAGTTAGACCCCGCCGCAGTTCCGCGGCAATGGCTGCGTGGATCGTTTGAGTTTCTTCAAGCTTGGCACAAAGTCACTACCGGCACCCCTGGCGACACACGACTGGCGACCCATCTAGTTGATGCGGACATCATCATATCGGCCGATAAGAATTTCGTCCGCTTTGCAGAGCGTTGTAGAGAGGATGCACCGTTCAAAATTGGCAAAACACTGCGTGCGCAGGCAAATCGAGTTGGCGTGGACGAGGTGCTGCAATGGATCTCCAAGCCCGACACCCTTTGA
- the fabF gene encoding beta-ketoacyl-ACP synthase II, producing the protein MNNLNGQKRIVVTGVGIVGPLGCGVEEVWKRLLAGRSGIRQLPVEVTEGTGVAVGGQVPSLEEDAIAGYDPERVISAKDRKKMDRFIEFALVAAHEALEQAGWHPTEEADQERTATIIASGVGGFGVIADAVRTTDTRGPRRLSPFTAPSFLANMAAGHVSIRHGFKGPLGAPVTACAAGVQAIGDAARLIRSGEADIALCGGTEAAIDRVTLGCFAAARALSTGFAEHPQQASRPFDRERDGFVMSEGAGLLVIESLEHAVARGAKPLAELVGYGTSADAYHLTAGPEDGSGARRAMEQALRQAAVSPGDVQHINAHATSTQVGDKGELAAIRSVFGKGSGVAISSTKSATGHLLGAAGGIEAIFTVLALRDQIVPPTLNLNHADEAADGLDLVSLKSREMPIMNALSNGFGFGGVNASVLFRRWES; encoded by the coding sequence ATGAATAATCTCAACGGTCAAAAGCGAATCGTCGTCACGGGCGTCGGCATTGTCGGGCCGCTGGGGTGCGGCGTTGAGGAGGTCTGGAAGCGGCTGTTGGCGGGGCGTTCCGGCATCCGCCAGTTACCGGTCGAGGTTACCGAGGGCACCGGTGTTGCAGTCGGCGGTCAGGTGCCGTCTCTGGAGGAAGACGCCATCGCGGGGTATGACCCGGAGCGCGTCATTTCGGCCAAGGACCGCAAGAAGATGGATCGCTTCATCGAGTTTGCCCTTGTGGCGGCGCACGAGGCGCTTGAGCAGGCCGGCTGGCACCCGACCGAGGAGGCAGACCAGGAAAGGACCGCGACGATCATTGCATCTGGCGTGGGCGGGTTTGGTGTGATTGCCGATGCTGTGCGGACCACCGACACACGTGGCCCGCGCCGATTGTCGCCATTCACCGCGCCGTCTTTTCTGGCCAACATGGCGGCAGGGCACGTCTCCATCCGGCACGGTTTCAAGGGCCCGCTCGGCGCCCCGGTTACGGCCTGTGCCGCCGGCGTACAGGCCATCGGCGATGCGGCCAGGCTCATCAGAAGTGGCGAGGCGGACATCGCCCTGTGCGGCGGTACCGAAGCGGCGATCGACCGTGTGACCCTGGGCTGTTTTGCCGCGGCCCGTGCGCTGTCCACCGGTTTTGCCGAACATCCGCAGCAGGCTTCACGGCCTTTTGATCGGGAGCGCGACGGCTTCGTGATGTCCGAAGGCGCGGGGTTATTGGTGATCGAGTCACTGGAACATGCCGTGGCGCGTGGCGCCAAGCCCCTGGCCGAGCTGGTGGGTTATGGCACCAGTGCCGATGCCTACCACCTTACGGCGGGCCCGGAAGATGGCAGCGGCGCACGGCGTGCCATGGAACAGGCACTGCGTCAGGCTGCTGTCAGTCCTGGCGACGTGCAGCATATCAATGCGCATGCGACATCCACGCAAGTCGGAGACAAGGGGGAGCTGGCCGCCATTCGCTCAGTGTTCGGGAAGGGTTCCGGCGTGGCAATCAGCTCGACCAAGTCTGCCACCGGACATCTACTGGGCGCGGCCGGCGGCATTGAAGCGATCTTTACCGTCTTGGCGCTTCGCGACCAGATCGTGCCTCCCACGTTGAACCTGAATCATGCCGATGAGGCGGCTGATGGGCTTGACCTGGTCAGCCTCAAGTCCCGGGAGATGCCGATCATGAATGCGCTCTCAAACGGGTTCGGTTTTGGTGGTGTTAATGCGAGCGTGTTGTTTCGTCGCTGGGAGTCTTAG
- a CDS encoding M48 family metalloprotease, with translation MSTTALDINSLTPLPYHQRVVDYLKAHEPVVWEWASSLGVQQEHAQDVRAQLLRDTYRLSPETHPQAYQACETALQCLQIKAPATLYQAGDGAMNASLYYLAGEVHVVFYGPILERLDAQELLALLGHELAHYRLWSEHSGDFLTAERILNHAMADLNTPASLEQTARLYNLHTEIYADRGAALVANGPEASITSLVKIHTGITSVDAASYLKQARELDGKDAPLSEGISHPETFLRSQAVDSWWQQLPETDDWLDRRLRGPLSLNRLDVTDQVELTALTRSFIAHFIGAFVLQSEVVLNQVRGFFPDWKDNETPLDLATLNAERIDTSIHEYLHFIMLDLSLVDRDVRDEALLHAARTAKKLGSADDFINVLKRDIKLPKRELDPIVRALKAEVDTWTQ, from the coding sequence ATGAGTACCACCGCGCTGGACATCAACAGCCTGACGCCACTGCCTTACCACCAGCGTGTGGTCGACTACTTGAAAGCCCATGAACCTGTCGTGTGGGAATGGGCCTCGTCCTTGGGCGTTCAGCAGGAGCATGCCCAGGACGTGCGCGCGCAATTGCTGCGTGACACCTATCGCCTGAGCCCCGAGACCCATCCGCAGGCCTATCAAGCCTGTGAAACGGCGCTGCAGTGCTTACAGATCAAGGCACCCGCAACCCTTTACCAGGCTGGCGACGGTGCGATGAATGCGAGCCTGTATTACCTGGCCGGTGAAGTGCATGTGGTGTTTTACGGACCGATTCTTGAGCGCCTGGATGCCCAGGAGCTGCTGGCGTTGCTCGGGCATGAGTTGGCCCATTACCGCTTATGGTCGGAGCACAGTGGCGACTTTCTCACTGCCGAGCGGATTCTCAATCATGCCATGGCCGATCTGAATACGCCGGCCAGCCTGGAACAGACCGCGCGTCTCTATAACCTGCACACTGAAATCTATGCCGACCGCGGTGCCGCCCTGGTTGCCAATGGTCCAGAAGCGTCGATTACGTCGCTGGTCAAGATTCACACCGGGATTACCAGCGTTGATGCCGCCAGCTACTTGAAGCAGGCCCGTGAGCTGGACGGCAAGGATGCACCGTTATCCGAGGGCATCTCCCATCCGGAGACGTTTCTACGCTCCCAGGCGGTGGACAGCTGGTGGCAACAACTCCCGGAGACGGATGACTGGCTGGATCGCCGATTGCGCGGGCCGTTGTCACTCAATCGCCTGGACGTGACCGATCAGGTCGAGTTGACCGCCCTCACCCGCAGCTTTATTGCCCATTTCATCGGCGCGTTCGTATTGCAATCGGAGGTTGTGCTCAACCAGGTGCGCGGTTTCTTTCCCGATTGGAAAGACAACGAAACGCCACTCGACCTGGCGACGCTGAACGCCGAGCGTATCGACACAAGCATCCATGAATACCTGCACTTCATCATGCTCGACCTGAGTCTGGTGGACCGCGACGTGCGGGATGAAGCCCTGCTGCACGCCGCGCGCACCGCCAAGAAACTCGGCAGCGCCGATGACTTTATCAACGTGCTCAAGCGCGATATCAAACTACCAAAACGTGAGCTCGACCCGATCGTTCGTGCGCTCAAAGCGGAGGTCGACACATGGACGCAGTAA
- a CDS encoding WGR domain-containing protein, which yields MDAVIQPVTFTELLNSHDGAAVPIDDVLFLALPLLRQVAQLHELGRVAQLSYFDVIQGPERTLQLRNPEGVPARLAMDAIKQVQPNPESALNVVGKVRLTRDSESGVAITDLQVQEDLHQTIDHPVFLPDLHSWEHRLGHHDEITDIFQLGQLLACLACGLDFADINDLKTFARHRRNLFQLNGRLNPVLANLIVEMTELNRHERATDVGSLARRLESWREQPASLDVERVLAQAEGPASRRTVVLEHLRNRLFDLSRRNRLLYFRPTQANVNLTVASVPLVMRIESIRPEALCTWQPNFGGFSEQVLSGKPVGLQQWLRFEDQAWLQASLERIIQETRRDRAEFGFSNLRLVVAFMRWHNLKDTPEERIVTPLLWLPVELSRKKGVRDQFVLQCDETEAEFNPVLRHQLRQLYDIQLPETVDLQKTSLEEIHADIARQIKLTEPGVELRLQSKPQIELIHQKAVQHLHHFQRRRARQRMSTPLTKPDFSYDREDFRPLGLQLFQQKVLPSELPLRLAVGAKPVLRNQHPQMVASSAENSTFALPENQGHRYAWDIDLTQVTLANFNYRKMSLVRDYAQLIDEPAQNEAFDRMFSIEPRDVEVQAPDPIPLPEQWNVVAGDATQNAAVSLARTGRNFIIQGPPGTGKSQTITNLIADYAGRGLRVLFVCEKRAALDVVFHRLQQSELGDLCCLIHDSQTDKKAFVGNLRECYERWIAGDAQSSQLQARRDTLLAGLSQQLGLIERFEQAMRGMPESLACSVRELVRHLIELPPVAATLPPEALERLPEWRYWQAQSELIGRVYQAIKERFGLDSFARHPFSRLASSLITHEHAYGQLKAFLDEAGGLIDSVEQCLESSSSLLSADTRLADACVLTQAAEHLTSANLAAHLDLLEPGSSGAQALHAEQAALQALAVQQHNARESNHHWREKLAPQDTQAAIDLVQRLEGSLLRWLQPAWWRLRNELQRRYDFSQHAIRPSFRSVLDNLADEHRATAELHAEQQRLQGRYGIPDIGLFVHNLQALLQQLSASPLLRQWVEGLRGNPDALPGLRQEASLRQPVARLAELVAQHCVFDPALSLGELAEYLRDLREELDELPDTLPLLNELHQADPVCLAVVQQYALAQRALDGLIAQENLTRLYRANPQLARFDGAALNLAARQVSQAEGNLLKSNAHVLSATLHQRFLEHVKQSAMSVTQLDAQAREFKKAYAKGRRELEHELGKTMRYRSIREMASGDSGRVINDLKPIWLMSPLSVSDTLPLTPDLFDVVIFDEASQIPSEEAVPALSRAQQVIVVGDEMQLPPTNFFSSAGDQDDNELTAMEDGEQIAINLDADSLLSQAARNLPATLLAWHYRSRHEALISFSNAAFYEGRLITIPDRRIERPAPAQTALDSTDAQAAIRGADTLLDSPISFLKMSDGVYLSRSNLAEARYIANLVRELLQRETGLSLGIVAFSEAQQGAIEQALEDLASGDSAFATRLEREYVREDAGQFNGLFVKNLENVQGDERDVIILSICYAPGPNGKMLMNFGPINQRGGEKRLNVIFSRARKRMAIVSSIESEAITNTHNDGAGALRAFLQFAQASACGDAPRSQGILANLNPGAKQSFAVSLPKDHLRGALAAALRKRGHSVQEYVGRSQFRCDLAISDTSGEHFSLGVLLDGDMATAADVRERYIFRPTVLRSFGWKIIDVLSIDWLRDQDEVLNRIEALLRGKEAAALPEPEQPEETIEIQAQPPVTPEVIPLMREFTFGEGNSNKFWRIGVTEAEVVVNFGRIGTKGQTLIKSLDSPERASREAQKLIAEKLRKGYQEAGSITPE from the coding sequence ATGGACGCAGTAATCCAACCCGTCACATTCACTGAGTTACTCAATAGCCACGATGGCGCTGCCGTGCCCATAGACGATGTGTTGTTCCTGGCGCTGCCGCTGCTACGCCAAGTGGCGCAACTGCATGAACTGGGGCGTGTCGCCCAGCTCAGTTATTTCGATGTGATACAGGGGCCGGAGCGCACGCTGCAATTGCGCAATCCCGAGGGTGTCCCTGCGCGACTGGCGATGGACGCGATCAAGCAGGTGCAGCCCAATCCGGAATCGGCGCTCAACGTCGTCGGCAAAGTCCGCCTGACTCGGGATTCGGAAAGCGGCGTGGCCATTACCGACCTGCAAGTCCAGGAAGATCTGCATCAAACTATCGACCACCCGGTGTTCCTCCCTGACCTGCACAGTTGGGAGCATCGCCTCGGGCACCACGATGAGATTACCGACATATTCCAGCTGGGCCAGTTGCTGGCGTGCCTGGCATGCGGGCTGGATTTCGCCGATATCAATGACCTCAAGACGTTTGCCCGGCATCGTCGCAATCTGTTCCAGCTCAATGGCCGACTCAACCCGGTGCTGGCCAACCTTATCGTCGAGATGACTGAGCTCAACCGCCATGAGCGCGCCACTGACGTGGGCTCACTGGCACGCCGCCTGGAGTCCTGGCGCGAGCAGCCGGCCAGCCTGGATGTCGAGCGTGTGTTGGCCCAGGCCGAAGGCCCGGCTTCGCGGCGCACCGTGGTGCTGGAACATCTGCGCAACCGGTTGTTTGACCTTTCGCGTCGCAATCGCCTGCTGTATTTCCGGCCGACCCAAGCCAACGTCAACTTGACCGTGGCCAGCGTTCCGTTGGTGATGCGCATTGAAAGTATCCGGCCCGAAGCGCTGTGCACCTGGCAGCCCAACTTTGGCGGATTCTCCGAACAAGTGCTGAGCGGTAAACCTGTCGGCCTGCAGCAATGGCTACGGTTCGAAGACCAGGCCTGGCTGCAGGCGTCCCTGGAGCGCATCATCCAGGAAACCCGCCGCGACCGCGCCGAATTCGGTTTCAGTAACCTTCGCCTGGTGGTGGCGTTCATGCGCTGGCACAACCTCAAGGACACGCCGGAAGAACGCATCGTCACCCCGCTGCTGTGGTTGCCGGTGGAATTGAGTCGCAAAAAAGGCGTACGTGACCAGTTCGTGTTGCAGTGCGACGAAACCGAGGCCGAATTCAACCCGGTACTGCGTCATCAATTGCGTCAGCTCTACGACATCCAGTTGCCGGAAACCGTCGACCTGCAAAAGACTTCGCTGGAAGAGATTCACGCCGATATTGCGCGCCAGATCAAACTGACCGAGCCCGGCGTTGAGTTACGCCTGCAAAGCAAACCGCAAATCGAACTGATCCACCAAAAAGCCGTGCAGCATCTGCATCACTTCCAGCGCCGTCGTGCGCGCCAGCGCATGTCGACGCCTTTGACGAAGCCGGATTTCAGCTACGACCGCGAAGATTTCCGTCCACTGGGCCTGCAGTTGTTCCAGCAGAAGGTGCTGCCCAGCGAGTTGCCGCTACGCCTGGCCGTAGGCGCGAAACCGGTTCTGCGCAATCAACACCCCCAGATGGTTGCCAGCAGCGCCGAAAACAGCACCTTCGCCCTGCCCGAGAACCAGGGGCATCGCTACGCCTGGGACATAGACCTGACCCAGGTGACCCTAGCCAACTTCAATTATCGCAAGATGTCGCTGGTGCGTGACTATGCACAGTTGATCGACGAACCGGCGCAGAACGAAGCGTTTGACCGGATGTTCTCCATTGAGCCTCGGGACGTCGAGGTCCAGGCCCCCGACCCGATCCCGTTGCCCGAACAGTGGAACGTGGTGGCGGGCGACGCCACGCAGAATGCGGCCGTCAGCCTGGCCCGTACCGGGCGTAACTTCATCATTCAGGGACCGCCAGGCACCGGCAAATCCCAGACCATCACTAACCTGATTGCGGACTACGCCGGTCGGGGCCTGCGAGTGCTGTTTGTCTGTGAAAAACGTGCAGCGTTGGACGTGGTGTTCCATCGCCTGCAGCAAAGTGAACTGGGTGATTTGTGCTGCCTGATCCACGACTCCCAGACCGACAAGAAGGCCTTCGTGGGCAACCTGCGCGAGTGCTATGAGCGCTGGATAGCCGGCGATGCGCAGTCGTCGCAGTTGCAAGCCAGGCGCGACACCTTGCTGGCAGGCCTGAGCCAGCAGTTGGGTTTGATAGAGCGTTTTGAACAGGCAATGCGTGGGATGCCGGAGTCCTTGGCATGCTCGGTACGCGAGCTGGTACGTCACCTGATCGAATTGCCGCCCGTTGCTGCCACGCTGCCTCCCGAAGCGTTGGAACGTTTACCCGAATGGCGTTATTGGCAGGCACAAAGCGAACTGATCGGCCGCGTGTATCAGGCGATCAAAGAACGTTTCGGCCTCGACAGCTTCGCACGTCACCCTTTCAGCCGCTTGGCCTCAAGCCTGATTACCCACGAACATGCGTACGGCCAACTCAAGGCGTTCCTGGATGAAGCCGGTGGGCTGATCGACAGCGTCGAGCAATGCCTGGAGTCATCGTCGAGCCTGTTGTCCGCGGACACTCGCCTGGCGGACGCGTGCGTGCTGACCCAGGCCGCCGAACACTTGACCAGCGCCAACCTCGCAGCGCACCTCGACCTGCTGGAACCGGGCTCATCAGGCGCCCAAGCGCTGCACGCCGAGCAGGCGGCGTTGCAAGCACTGGCCGTACAGCAACACAACGCCCGTGAATCCAACCACCACTGGCGTGAAAAACTCGCGCCCCAGGACACCCAGGCTGCCATCGATCTGGTACAGCGCCTGGAAGGCTCGCTGCTGCGTTGGCTGCAACCTGCCTGGTGGCGGCTGCGCAATGAATTGCAACGACGCTACGACTTCAGCCAGCACGCGATTCGCCCCAGTTTCCGCAGCGTGCTGGACAACCTGGCCGACGAGCATCGCGCCACTGCCGAACTGCACGCCGAGCAGCAACGCTTGCAAGGCCGTTATGGCATCCCGGATATCGGCCTGTTCGTGCACAACCTGCAAGCCTTACTTCAGCAACTGAGCGCATCACCACTGTTGCGTCAATGGGTTGAGGGCCTGCGGGGTAATCCGGACGCCCTGCCCGGTTTACGCCAGGAAGCCAGCCTGCGCCAGCCGGTAGCGCGCTTGGCCGAGCTAGTTGCGCAACATTGTGTGTTCGACCCGGCGCTGAGCCTGGGCGAATTGGCTGAATACCTGCGCGATCTGCGTGAGGAACTCGACGAACTGCCCGACACCCTGCCCCTGCTCAATGAGCTGCACCAAGCCGATCCTGTCTGCCTGGCGGTCGTGCAACAGTACGCCTTGGCGCAACGCGCACTGGACGGGTTGATTGCCCAGGAAAATCTGACTCGCCTGTACCGCGCCAATCCGCAGTTGGCGCGCTTCGACGGCGCGGCCTTGAATTTGGCGGCGCGCCAGGTTAGCCAGGCTGAAGGCAACCTGCTCAAAAGCAATGCCCACGTGCTAAGCGCCACATTGCACCAGCGTTTTCTGGAGCATGTGAAGCAATCGGCGATGTCGGTGACTCAACTCGACGCCCAGGCCCGCGAGTTCAAGAAAGCCTACGCCAAAGGCCGCCGTGAACTGGAACATGAGCTGGGCAAGACCATGCGCTATCGCTCCATTCGCGAAATGGCGAGTGGCGACAGTGGCCGCGTGATCAACGATCTAAAGCCGATCTGGTTGATGAGCCCGCTGTCGGTGTCCGACACCCTGCCGTTGACGCCGGACCTGTTTGATGTGGTGATTTTCGACGAAGCCAGTCAGATCCCCAGCGAAGAAGCTGTGCCTGCACTGAGCCGCGCGCAGCAGGTGATTGTGGTCGGTGATGAGATGCAATTGCCACCGACCAACTTCTTCTCCAGTGCCGGCGACCAGGACGATAACGAACTGACTGCCATGGAGGATGGCGAACAGATCGCAATCAACCTTGATGCCGACAGCTTGCTGAGCCAAGCCGCGCGAAACTTGCCGGCTACCCTCCTGGCCTGGCACTACCGCAGCCGCCACGAAGCCTTGATCAGTTTTTCCAACGCGGCGTTCTACGAAGGGCGGCTGATCACCATTCCCGACCGTCGTATCGAGCGCCCTGCCCCGGCCCAGACCGCACTGGACTCCACTGACGCCCAGGCGGCCATCCGCGGCGCCGACACGCTGCTCGACAGCCCGATCAGCTTCTTGAAGATGAGCGACGGTGTCTACCTCAGCCGCAGCAACCTGGCCGAAGCGCGGTATATCGCTAACCTGGTACGGGAGCTGCTGCAACGGGAGACTGGTCTGAGCCTGGGTATCGTGGCCTTTTCCGAGGCCCAGCAAGGCGCCATCGAGCAGGCCCTGGAAGACTTGGCCAGCGGCGACTCGGCCTTTGCCACACGGCTTGAGCGCGAATACGTGCGTGAAGACGCCGGCCAGTTCAATGGCCTATTCGTCAAGAACCTGGAGAACGTTCAGGGGGATGAGCGTGATGTGATCATCCTGAGCATTTGCTACGCGCCAGGACCGAACGGCAAGATGCTGATGAACTTCGGCCCGATCAACCAGCGTGGTGGGGAAAAACGACTGAATGTGATCTTCAGTCGCGCCCGCAAGCGCATGGCGATTGTTTCCAGCATTGAGTCCGAAGCCATCACCAACACCCATAACGACGGTGCCGGCGCACTGCGTGCATTCCTGCAGTTCGCCCAGGCCAGTGCCTGCGGGGATGCGCCGCGCTCCCAGGGTATCCTCGCCAACCTCAATCCAGGCGCCAAGCAGTCCTTTGCCGTCAGCCTGCCCAAGGACCACCTGCGCGGCGCGCTTGCCGCCGCGTTGCGCAAACGTGGGCATTCGGTACAGGAATATGTCGGACGTTCGCAGTTCCGCTGCGACCTCGCGATCAGTGACACCAGTGGTGAACACTTCAGCCTCGGCGTACTGCTGGACGGTGATATGGCGACCGCCGCTGACGTGCGTGAGCGCTACATCTTCCGTCCGACGGTATTGCGCAGCTTTGGTTGGAAGATTATCGACGTGCTCAGTATTGACTGGCTGCGCGACCAGGACGAGGTACTCAATCGCATCGAAGCGTTACTAAGGGGCAAGGAAGCCGCTGCACTTCCAGAACCGGAGCAGCCAGAGGAAACCATCGAGATCCAAGCCCAGCCGCCAGTTACCCCTGAAGTGATACCCTTGATGCGCGAGTTCACCTTTGGTGAAGGCAATTCCAACAAGTTCTGGCGTATCGGCGTCACCGAGGCTGAGGTAGTGGTGAATTTCGGCCGCATCGGCACCAAGGGCCAGACTCTGATCAAGTCCCTCGACAGCCCCGAACGCGCTTCGCGTGAAGCGCAAAAGCTGATCGCGGAGAAACTGCGCAAAGGGTATCAAGAGGCGGGATCAATCACCCCGGAGTGA
- a CDS encoding SIR2 family protein — MTVISGDPTTQLAFSMFENKGVYAVLVGSGISRAAGIPTGWEITKELVERAGVAAGARPQDDWVQWYVNTTGQQPNYSVLLEELASTQTERRAIIQGFLEPSAQELEDGLKTPTPAHRAIASMVKSGHIRVIVTTNFDRLMENALRELGIEPTVVSSEDTLSGAEPLTHSQCYVFKIHGDYKDARILNTDAELGVYPTPFNALLDRIIDEFGLIVAGWSGEWDHALRAAFLRAPSRRYPTFWLSRGRLSDRGQELIDQRKAVVITSGDANTFFTGLNVKLETIQQSRQLNPVGADMSVAMAKRFLARPEQRIQMDDLFCNETRKVIGHFASVFAGGQTRHQHQPIDWVLDYESITEPLVRLAAVIGRWGSDNEHKLVLDAIGALYAEAQKAQEGFKSWLDQKHYPAAMVFYGYGLGLTKAGRLGELFKLFDAPLQNQRRGRILSMNAELSPFLIESNSRQIWNTLEGQERAKAPFSNRLAGVLVPRWAPDFAGIESAELLYERFEFLCLLHFLKLRDVNQESLSSMIERNQTSQISLGRISLVEDRIIRLAQEYSTDEHRVPLLEAGFAFGSEKYLQDVLDALQSAAGW, encoded by the coding sequence ATGACCGTTATCTCTGGAGATCCGACGACTCAGCTGGCCTTCTCGATGTTCGAGAACAAAGGGGTATATGCCGTCCTGGTCGGCTCCGGCATTTCCCGGGCTGCGGGTATTCCTACGGGATGGGAGATCACGAAAGAGCTGGTGGAGCGCGCAGGTGTTGCAGCGGGCGCGCGCCCTCAAGATGACTGGGTTCAATGGTATGTCAATACGACTGGCCAACAGCCCAACTACTCAGTCCTGCTGGAAGAGCTCGCCAGCACGCAGACGGAACGTCGAGCCATCATTCAGGGTTTTCTTGAGCCCAGTGCTCAGGAGCTTGAGGACGGACTCAAGACCCCCACGCCGGCTCACCGCGCGATCGCCTCAATGGTCAAGTCGGGCCACATTCGCGTTATCGTCACCACGAACTTCGATCGGCTCATGGAGAACGCACTACGCGAATTGGGCATCGAACCCACTGTCGTAAGCTCCGAGGACACCCTTTCTGGCGCAGAGCCTCTGACTCATTCTCAGTGCTACGTCTTCAAGATCCATGGTGATTACAAAGACGCCAGGATTCTGAACACTGACGCAGAACTGGGTGTGTACCCAACACCCTTTAACGCGTTGCTTGACCGAATCATCGATGAGTTCGGTCTGATCGTCGCGGGGTGGTCGGGTGAGTGGGATCATGCATTGCGGGCAGCATTTCTGCGCGCGCCTAGTCGACGGTACCCCACGTTCTGGCTCTCTCGCGGCCGGTTGTCCGACCGTGGCCAGGAATTGATTGATCAGCGTAAAGCCGTGGTCATCACCTCAGGGGATGCCAATACCTTTTTTACCGGGCTGAACGTCAAGCTGGAGACCATCCAGCAGTCCAGGCAGCTGAATCCGGTGGGAGCGGATATGAGCGTGGCAATGGCCAAACGATTCCTCGCGCGGCCGGAACAACGTATCCAGATGGACGATCTGTTCTGTAATGAGACGCGCAAGGTGATCGGACACTTCGCGTCTGTGTTTGCAGGCGGTCAAACGCGGCACCAGCATCAGCCCATTGATTGGGTTCTTGACTATGAATCGATAACAGAACCCTTGGTAAGGCTAGCTGCCGTCATCGGACGTTGGGGATCTGACAACGAACACAAGCTGGTATTAGACGCGATCGGTGCCCTGTACGCTGAGGCTCAGAAAGCCCAGGAAGGTTTCAAGAGCTGGCTGGATCAAAAGCACTACCCCGCTGCCATGGTGTTTTATGGGTATGGGTTGGGTTTGACGAAAGCCGGTCGGCTGGGCGAGTTGTTTAAATTGTTCGATGCTCCGCTGCAGAACCAGCGACGTGGCCGGATCCTATCGATGAATGCGGAGCTTTCACCTTTCCTTATCGAGAGCAACAGCCGCCAGATTTGGAACACCTTGGAAGGCCAGGAGCGCGCTAAGGCCCCCTTCAGTAACAGGCTTGCCGGTGTGCTCGTCCCACGATGGGCGCCTGACTTTGCGGGAATTGAATCAGCAGAGCTGCTTTATGAGCGTTTCGAGTTCCTTTGCTTGCTTCATTTCTTGAAATTGCGAGACGTGAACCAAGAGTCGCTGAGCAGCATGATTGAGCGAAACCAAACTAGCCAGATCAGCCTAGGCCGGATCTCTCTAGTTGAGGACAGGATCATACGATTGGCGCAGGAATATTCAACGGATGAACATCGAGTGCCACTACTCGAAGCAGGGTTTGCTTTTGGCAGTGAAAAGTATCTGCAGGACGTGCTGGACGCCCTGCAATCAGCTGCGGGCTGGTAG